The DNA sequence ACACCTGTAAAACATAGCCAATCCAACAGTTGCAAGTAAAACTCCAAGCCATGCAAGAAGGCCAGTTGCAGCTGTCAGCTTTGGCAGATTTGTTGCTGCAGACAGGACAGAAACATAGTAAGGAAACCATCAAATAGACATATAACTGTTCACATGCACACAGCTTATTTCATGTGTAGAAGTCAAGATTGATACCCAATATGACGGAATGAATATATGTGACCAAGAGCAGAAAAATTATACACCAAAGTATGGGAGCCAGTCCTAATTTGGAAATCTTCCCAAGACGACTGTTCCCATCACAGCGTTTGTCAAGCAGCCTCCGGGCATTTCCCTACATAACAGattcatcaaatttaaaataaaacaaaaaaggcTTTGTATTTGCAACTGGTCAATACATGAACCAAATATAACAAAAATGCTAAGCAGATTTGGAATTATTCATCAAGATAAGTTGGTAAAATTTGCAAGGCATATATTTGGAATTAACAACCCATAGAAATGTGATTCTAGTTTGGATGCAAATATATTTTGAAAGGAGGGAGAGCAGATGACATTGTTCTAAACAACTGACAATATTTTGGTTATAAAACACGTACAAGGAAAAAAGCAACTTGTCTGTGATTCTTATCAGAAGCTAGTTGTGCTGGTGTAAGGCCTGTATTATCAGTCACAATCAGGTCTTCCTTCTTGCCAGCCTGTACCAAGACAGTACAAGCCTCCAAGTTACCCCTAATAGCAGCCCAATGAAGAGGAGTGCAACCTGAATAAACAAACAGAAATAGGAAAGGCTATAATGCTTTGAAAACTTGAGATCAAATCATCTCTAACATAGTTAAGGTTAGAGCTATCTAGCATACCCTCTTTGTCTTGTCGTCCTCTATGTGCATCAAGAAATAATAGAAGACGTATACAATCAGCAAAACCTTTGTAAGCAGCCCTGAAATTCCAACCAGTAGAGAAGAATCAATTCCAGCATTTCATAGTGAAGAATTACACCTTTTATCCAATGAAGTATGACCTTTTCAAACATCTTTCTAAATAGAAAATGGACACATGAAACCAAAAAGAATGGGCACACAAAGTAAATGAAGACTGTAGTGTACCAAGAGAACTTACACGGCATATATTCCAAGCATCTCCATATTAGAATAATCGAATGTAATTGGAAAATGGAAACTTAATTGTCAAAGGAAGATTAGGACTGGAACATATGATTTTAAAAccatttcaaaattttcattctCAGCTTGGACAAATTTTGGATCTACTTCCCACATTATGATTCCACTTATATTCTTCCAATGAACTTCTAGGGTCAATTTCTGTTTTCGATAACCAAACCAACTACAGCAAAAGTTTGATTGGGGAGGATAACATGATGTCAAAACCAAGCAAATACATATCAGAGAGACTCATACTAAAAATGAACTTGTCACTTGTCGGTGTATCAAGCTATCAGCTCCAATGAAGGGCCATGCTTGACTGCAGAGCAGTGAATCAAATAGAAAAAGAAGTCTGAATGCAAATTCTTGATTACCAATGCAAGGGGCTTCTTCCATCATTATCAAGAACATCGGGGTCAGCATTCCATTTTGAAACAATGTGGTAAATGAAAGCTGTCTGACCGTATTGAGAAGCAACATGGGTTGTCTGCAtcataataaataaaatcaacaatTATACCTACAGTCCTACACAGAGCAGAGccttcaagcaaaagaagaattcATAACTACCAACTTAGTCCAAGTACCCGCAGATACAGACGAACAATTGCAAGGGACAGATAACAAACATTGACAGCTAGAACAAATAATCTGTTTCTTTTAGATTTTTCTTGATTCAATTTCTTTAGACATTCATCAAGATTCAATTCATAATTATAGACAAATATAGAAgggcttcattttttacttttattccaTATTGAAATTGACAATAGCAGGACAAATTTGGATAGCTATATATATGGTTGGTTTCTAGGGAAAGAGGATATAATAGCTCACTAATCAAGCGCACTTATGCCAAAGATGAACGAGGCTAAGCAATTTGCCAAAGCTATGGCATGTTAAAATGAATTGGTTGGGGAGCGCTACCTATGGATATGATAGCGGAGATAGACCGATTTTATATCACCCTTCAATTCGAATTAGCAAAAGCAATATCTCCTTGCATAATATGGATTCCAAACATTCATGATCTGGACTGGAGTGAATGTTAACTTTCATTAACAAATTTAATCAAGATATGCAATGATGACAACATTTTCATGGGTGTGAACATCCAATATTTATGAACCTCCAATAGAGTTGGCCAAAAGGACTAGCAGGCGACAACAGGAGACTGGAGGCACATGGCATGTCACTCTAAAAGCTCACATTTCTAAATTCATGATTTTGATCCTTACCCCAGTGATATCCAGATTCCCGAAAAAAGAAACAACCAAATCAATCTAACCTGATATCCATTCAAATCAGCAGCGTTCAGTCGGGCACCCTCTTGGAGTAAAAGCTCCGCAGCCTGAATAGCACCTCGAACTGCACTCCAATGTAATGCTGTCTGGCCAGTATGATCCGTGGCATTCACATCTCCCCCATGCTGCCAATCAAAACAACAACAAATGATTAGTCATACTCAATTTCCATTTCCATCAACCACGCATGATCAACTACCTGTCTAGCTGAGCCAAGCTACCATACAAATTCTAAAACTagaaccatcatcatcattgattTCTCTTATACAGCTCCAACAACAAAAAAGCATAAGCTCCTACAATGCAAGAGTAAACACCGACACAATCAACGCTTTCAGGGAATGCAGGACACAGCAGCGAATCGGGGAAAAAAGAGCTTCAAGAGCTCGAGCTAGAGCTtagaaaaaagcaaaaataaaaaataaaaaatcaacaacaaaccAATGAAAAAGAACCTCAATGATGTACTGAGCTGCCGCAGTGCGGTTGTTGAGAGCCGCCCACTGGAGTGCGTAGTAGCCAAGCCCATCAGGCTCCGACACGCTGCATCCCTCACGCTCCACCAGCCTCTGCAGCTTCTCTAGATCCCCGTACGCCGCGGCGGCGTACACGTCGTTGCGGAGAATCTCTTCCGGGACGTCGCTGGAAGCTGAGGGCGGCGATTGATTATGATTGGCGGATTGGACCTCCTCGACGACCTCGATCTCGGACGACATAGCTCCGCGGCTCGAAGAGTTGAGTGAAAGAGAAGAGGGGCGTGGAGATCGATAATTTGAAACTGGATTGGGATGGTTGACTTTGGAATTGCAGAATTTAGGGAAGAAAATGAGGAAAtttcttattattaaattttagggtttttctgGGAATATTAGAgagaaatgaagagagagaaagtgagagagagGGTTCGGGTCTTGGCCGACGGTGTTGACCGGAGCCCTCTGATGAGCAATGGAATCAAAGAGGCCAACACACGCGAAGACACTCAGAAAGGGATAGAATACCGAAGATATAATTTCGACAACTCGGTGGTGCCACTTcctatttttatattcttttcatttttctttgcatTGTTGGGGAAAATTTTATATTCCGTATTTTGCTTTCAAAATATCGTCATAAcaaaacataaatttatattttaagtttaactatttattgaatatatagtttatcattttattttttaaatattaaatttacacTTATATACAAGCATGAATTGATTTACGATTATACACTTTATTACGTAGCCCATCCTCATCATGAACGAGTACCTTATAAAGTGTTCTTGCTGAGTTTGGCCGGTGTATAGCTCGTCCGTCGATGAATGTCTTCAAGCTTCTCGTCGggatgagttatacgtcggcAAGAAGAGAACAAGTGGGTgagtacctgcaaaagacactccgacgctcaagtcagtaagtgtttaagaggtatataataattctatgaatatagaatgtaagacatgaaatgaaagttatcatgtgttatattgtgtttataataattctatgaatatagaatgtattcTGTATTCTTGAGATTAGATATAGAAGGTTCTTTTTATAGGCATAAAATTGATGAATAGAATTgatgttatgaccgtttggtcattaagatAGAAATGATGATCATTAAGTCGGTAATAAAGGTGTCAGTTACAAGCAAAAGAATGAATGATAGttaacgccgagttataactcataatgcataATAAAGACTGAATTATAAGGTGACtgatcacagcccccaagctttgtccgccgatcatatgatccaggctaagcttagaaaataaaatgagttataactcggttaaaagatgagtgaataatgatatggtgagcccccaagcttagtcgggttattatgtcggcacttattcaaaaaataattgagtgataaGAGTCGTTCAATCAAGATAGTTGTGTGGGGATACTTTTCCGCTTAAGAACAATTTTAGCATTTGATTGTATATGAACTGAAAAGTTCAGAGATAGATATCCATTGACGGAATCGATTGTATGATCCGAGGATATAATGGTTAATTGTCTTGGGAATTTTTTCAGCCCACAACAACTTATTGATAAATTTC is a window from the Arachis hypogaea cultivar Tifrunner chromosome 1, arahy.Tifrunner.gnm2.J5K5, whole genome shotgun sequence genome containing:
- the LOC112701363 gene encoding protein S-acyltransferase 24, which encodes MSSEIEVVEEVQSANHNQSPPSASSDVPEEILRNDVYAAAAYGDLEKLQRLVEREGCSVSEPDGLGYYALQWAALNNRTAAAQYIIEHGGDVNATDHTGQTALHWSAVRGAIQAAELLLQEGARLNAADLNGYQTTHVASQYGQTAFIYHIVSKWNADPDVLDNDGRSPLHWAAYKGFADCIRLLLFLDAHRGRQDKEGCTPLHWAAIRGNLEACTVLVQAGKKEDLIVTDNTGLTPAQLASDKNHRQVAFFLGNARRLLDKRCDGNSRLGKISKLGLAPILWCIIFLLLVTYIHSVILATNLPKLTAATGLLAWLGVLLATVGLAMFYRCSSKDPGFIRLNKSDTQNMKDDEPLLKIEINNPALLAGNWSQLCATCKIVRPPRAKHCSTCDRCVEQFDHHCPWVSNCIGKKNKWDFFVFLVLEVSAMIITGGVTLSRVLTDPMAPSSFGAWLQYVGKEHVGAISFIIADFFLFFSVFALTFVQASQISRNTTTNEMANAMRYSYLRGPNGRFRNPYDHGCKKNCSDFLINGYNEDINIDELGNSEEGIGMTNIGRGSNFANGDSHSRSHSHSERTNGHHVINVNSSSFNHGHRHGHVNGHVHSAHCSHNNHGKARNESIPLGLGLGLGRNSIVASSS